Below is a genomic region from Leifsonia sp. Root112D2.
GAGCAAGGCCCCGAACGACCCCCTGCGCATCGCGCTCGTGGAGGACCACAAGCTCGTGGCTCTCGGCTTCGCCGATCTGGTCTCGGCGAGCGCCGAACTGCGCCTGGTGTGCAGCGTCGGGGCCGTCTCCGAGATTGCGGATGACGCGTGGCCGCTTGATCTTGTCGTGCTCGATCTGCGCCTGGAAGACGGCTCGTCCCCCGCCGAGAACGTTCGCGCCATCCATGCCCACGGCAGCGCGGTGCTCGTGCTGACCGGCGGCGAGAATGCCGCCCTTGCACGCTCGGCGGCGGCGGCTGGCGTGCTCGGCATTGTGCGCAAGTCGGAGCCACTTCCCACCATCATGCAGGCCATCGTCGCGGCGGCGCGCGGCGAGACGATACCCACCACCGAGTGGGCCGCCGCGCTCGATGCGGACGAACATCTGGGCGATGCCGGACTGAGTGCCCGGGAGCGTCAGATTCTCGCCCTCTATGCCTCGGGTGAGAAGGCGCAGGCCGTGGCGTTTCAGACCGGCTTGTCCCGGGCGACCGTCAGCCAGTATGTGAGCCGCATCCGCACCAAGTATTCGCGGGTGGGCCGGCCTGCCCCGACCAAGATCGAGTTGAACGCGCGGGCTCGCGAAGACGGTCTGCTTCTCGAATGAGCACGTCACGGCACGAGCGCGCCCCCCTGGCGTCGGAACGCATCGACCGCGTGCTCTACATCGCCGTCGGTTTCGGCGGCCTGATCTTCATCGCACTCGCGCTCGGTACCGCAACGTCCCAGTACCCGCTGCTGCATGTGGCCGAGGGCGCTCCCCTGCTTGTGCTGCTCGCGGTGATCTGCGCGATGTTCGTGGTGATCCCCTCTTTCTTGCCGATTCCCGTGCTGCGCGTGGTCGCATCCGTGTATATCGTGATCTTCACGGTGGCTCTCGCCGCCTGGCTGCCGCTGCAGACCTCGACGACGCTGCCCAATCAGGCCTCGCCGTGGCTGCTCACGATCATCGCCGTCGCCACCTCATGCGCGGCCATCGCCTGGAGCCAGCGCTGGGCCTGGAGCTACATCATCGCCGTGTGCGTGGGGGCCGCCTTCGTGCGCTTTTTCGCCGATGCAAAGGTCACCGTCATCGTGGCGACCGAGGAATTCTTTTACATGCTGCTGATCTGCACCGTGTTCGCCTCGCTGATCCAGGTGATACGCACGGCTGGCAGACGACAGGATGTCGCGGCCCGCGCCGCTCACGCCGACGCGGCCCTCGCCGGCGAATCCCGCGCTCGAATCGAGCAGCGTGCCCGCTTCGGCGCGCTTGTGCACGACGACGTGATTTCCACCCTTCTCGTCGCCTCCCGCGGCGAACCGGGCATGCGCGAGAGTGTGCGCGAGTACGCGAAGCGAGCCCTCACCCGCATCGCCGCCATCCGCGAACCGCAGGCACCCAACGAAGACGTGCCGCCCTCCGAATGCGCGGCCCGGTTGCGTGCGGCGTCTGATCTGCCCGGCGCGCCCGCACTTGCTGTGACCATCAAGACAACACGTCCCGTGCCCGCCTCCGTGGTGCAGTCGCTGGGCGAGGCGCTCGGCGAGGCGCTGCGCAACAGCATGCGGCACGCGGCACCTGACGGGCGGCAGGTGCACCGCACGGCAAGCGCGATCATCGATCGGGACGGCATCCTCATCGATATCGGCGACGACGGTGTCGGCTTTTCCCTGCAGCGCATTCCCCCCGAGCGGCTGGGCCTGCGCGTGAGCGTGATAGGCCGCATGACGGCGGTCTCGGGTGGCAGCGCACGCGTGACATCGCGGCCACACGAGGGCACACAGGTCACGCTCGTCTGGTCACGCCCGAGGGAGGCCGCTCGTGCGCGTTAGAGCCTCGGATGCGACGGACCTGCTTCAGCTCACCAGCTTTCGCGCGCGTCTCGTGCTGCTGCTCTTCATCGCCACCCAGGTTCTGCTCACCATCGTGGCTCTGAATCTGGTGACGACGCCATGGCGCTCGATTCTCGCACTCGTTCTCGTCTCGTTCGCTGCCGCCCTGCTCACCGTGCGGGTTGCGGATGCCTACCCGCTGTCCCTGGTACTGGTGATCTTCGCGATAGTGGTTACGAGCACGCTGCTCGTCACTTGGAATCTGCCCGACAGCGGCCCGTTGGGCTACGCGGGCTGGCACTGGGGCGCCATCACCTTCGTGCTCTTCGTACTGGCTCTGCGCGAGCGCATCCTCTGGGCCTGGGCCAGCTTCGCCGCCATGGCCGCCCTGTCAATTGCGTGGGCCGTTTCCGTCGGTCGCGGTCTTGGCGGGGGAATCGATCTCATCGACCGTCACGCCGGGCTGCTGCTGATCGCCACGCTCTTCGCCCTCGCGCTGCGCCGCACGAGCCGGCGCATCGATGCGCTCGCCGCAACCCAGATCGAGGTTGCCGAACGCGAGGCCGCCTCGCGCACCATCCTCGCGGAGCAGGCCGAGCAGACCGCCACTCTCGATACCCTCGCCCGGCCGGCGCTCGAGGCCATCGCCTCGGATGCGCCGCTCACCGAGTCGGACCGCCGCGACTTCGTGCTGCTGGAGGCGCTGCTGCGTGACCGGCTGCGCGCCGCGGCCCTGTTGACACCCGCCATCACCAGGGCAGTTCAGGATGCCCGGCGCAACGGCGTGGAGGTCGTGCTGCTCGACGACCGCGGAGACGTCGAGATCTCTGCCGGTGCGCTCGGCGAGGTGGAGGCTGCGGTGCTCGACGCAGTACGGCAGCCGCATATCGAGGGACTCACCGTGCGGCTGCTGCCCGCGGGGCGAGAGGATGTCGCAACCGTCGTTGCCCAACACCGCGGCGAAACCCGTCGAACGACGATCGTCGCCTAGCGAACGTCAGTACTGCCAGGGAAACGGCGACCAGTCCGGCTCACGCTTTTCGAGGAATGCTTCCTTGCCCTCGACCGCCTCATCGGTGCCGTAGGCGAGGCGCGTCGCCTCCCCAGCGAACAGTTGTTGGCCCA
It encodes:
- a CDS encoding helix-turn-helix transcriptional regulator; the protein is MATVDTSKAPNDPLRIALVEDHKLVALGFADLVSASAELRLVCSVGAVSEIADDAWPLDLVVLDLRLEDGSSPAENVRAIHAHGSAVLVLTGGENAALARSAAAAGVLGIVRKSEPLPTIMQAIVAAARGETIPTTEWAAALDADEHLGDAGLSARERQILALYASGEKAQAVAFQTGLSRATVSQYVSRIRTKYSRVGRPAPTKIELNARAREDGLLLE
- a CDS encoding sensor histidine kinase, producing MSTSRHERAPLASERIDRVLYIAVGFGGLIFIALALGTATSQYPLLHVAEGAPLLVLLAVICAMFVVIPSFLPIPVLRVVASVYIVIFTVALAAWLPLQTSTTLPNQASPWLLTIIAVATSCAAIAWSQRWAWSYIIAVCVGAAFVRFFADAKVTVIVATEEFFYMLLICTVFASLIQVIRTAGRRQDVAARAAHADAALAGESRARIEQRARFGALVHDDVISTLLVASRGEPGMRESVREYAKRALTRIAAIREPQAPNEDVPPSECAARLRAASDLPGAPALAVTIKTTRPVPASVVQSLGEALGEALRNSMRHAAPDGRQVHRTASAIIDRDGILIDIGDDGVGFSLQRIPPERLGLRVSVIGRMTAVSGGSARVTSRPHEGTQVTLVWSRPREAARAR